The region GTCGGCCTGTATGATGGACGCGAGGGCTCACCGACCTACGGCCAGACGCAGGCCATCGTCGTCGGCGAGCTCAACCGCACCTTGATCCAGATCCCGCCCGGCGTCTGGCACGGCTGGGTCTGCCTCGGCACCGAGACGGCCCTCGTGTTGAACGTGCCGACCGAGCACTACCGCTACACTGAACCCGATGAACTGCGGCGCCCCTGGGACGACCCCGAGATCCCCTTCGTATGGCAGGTCAAGGGCGGCTAGACGACCGCAGAGCGCATCAGGAGGTTTCACCATGGAATTCGTCATGTTCTCGAAGATGCTGCAGGAACACTCCATCGTCGACGCCGGCAAGATCATCAAGGACCTCGGCTTCGACGGCGTCGACCTCACCGTGCGTCCGGGCGGGCATGTGCTGCCGGAGAACGTCGAGAAGGACCTGGAGCCCGCTATCGACAGCCTGCGTGAGCTCGGACTCTCGGTGCCGATGCTCAGCACGGGCCTGGAGTCCGCCGACGATCCCGCCGCCGAGCCGACCTTCGAGGTCGCGGCCGCCTGCGGCGTCAAGGCCCTGAAGCTGGGGTACTGGAAGGTCACCACCTTCGGCACCCTGCGCCAGATGATTGCAGAAACCAAACAGAAGCTGGTGGGAATCAACGCGCTGGCGGAGAAGTATGGAGTGAGCGCCAACATCCATGTGCACTCGGGCGACTTCCTCAGCGCGCTGGCGCCGGTCGTCTACATGCTCATTGAGCAGTTCGATCCAAGCTGCATCGGC is a window of Armatimonadia bacterium DNA encoding:
- a CDS encoding dTDP-4-dehydrorhamnose 3,5-epimerase family protein → MIEGVRTKGLKLIPDDRGFLMEVLRDDDELFDKFGQCYISATFPGIVKAWHAHQVQTDNFCCVQGNVKVGLYDGREGSPTYGQTQAIVVGELNRTLIQIPPGVWHGWVCLGTETALVLNVPTEHYRYTEPDELRRPWDDPEIPFVWQVKGG
- a CDS encoding TIM barrel protein is translated as MEFVMFSKMLQEHSIVDAGKIIKDLGFDGVDLTVRPGGHVLPENVEKDLEPAIDSLRELGLSVPMLSTGLESADDPAAEPTFEVAAACGVKALKLGYWKVTTFGTLRQMIAETKQKLVGINALAEKYGVSANIHVHSGDFLSALAPVVYMLIEQFDPSCIGAYADLCHMGLEGARSGWKLGLDLLGDRINLVSVKNAGLYQEQDAAGNYRWRGKLVPVWQGITPLPEAFTYLKQLGFDGTVSFHSEYQGSFSWKDLTTPELIEQTREDLQYVKEMLKGLG